The following nucleotide sequence is from Puntigrus tetrazona isolate hp1 chromosome 12, ASM1883169v1, whole genome shotgun sequence.
GGAAACTATATGCTGCTTCTAACAGTGAATTCTTTGAATGTGTGAATAGATCATGAATGGATTCATGAATCTGATGATAAGAATTTTGGGGCTCAATGTAGTGGGGCTCAATCTAGTTTCAGAAAAAGCTGTTTCTCCACCAGAGGTCATGGGTCTTCCATCGGGACAATGActtaaaaacactcaaaaatgGTTAAGCTGGAGATTTGTAAAATGCCCAGCAATGAGTCCAGATATGAATACCATAGAACACCTGTGGAGAAATGTCAAAACAGCAGTTGGGAGAAGGCATCCTTCAAATTTGAATGACCTGGAATagtttgcaaaataaaagtggcCCAAAATTCCAGAAGAGAGGTGTAAAAAAGGAATTGATTTCAGGAAGCAattgatttcagttatttatttttttcaaacggtgtgctacaaaatatttagttaagggtgccaataattttaTCCAGTGCATTATTTCTTATTCCAATgcaaaccaataaataaataaataaataatcaaataaaatgtaagaaccAAAACATCTACAACTGCAACAATTCTCTCAGAGAAGGGTTATATTTTCTGATGGAATTGAAAGGGTGcacactatatatgtatataaatgttgtCCTCCAACCTTTCCAAACCTCTTAAAGATTAATATTCAATTTAAGCATAAAGAGTAGTTTAGGTGGAGATGCATTGTTGTGATGCATTGTTGTGTTTCCAATGAAGATAGACAGATTTATTACTGCTGGAATGTAATGAGAGATGACCGGAAGGGGTGTAACTGTGCAACTCTGAGATGAACCTTAGACTTTCTATCAATATATAATCAATTAGTAAGATTTTCTCCAGGATTCAGTTGGGATGGAATTCAATCcaagatggatttttttttattttacttgtcttGATATTGTCTAAACTGATATGCCAGCATATATGCCGATATGCCTGATATGCCTAGTAAACAAATTGAAATTGGGATGTAAAAACCCCATAGTGAAAGATGGTAATTTTCccttttcacaattttattttttaattgaggTACAGTACCAAAGTGTGTGAGCATAcgtttttgtgttattttaggtGCAATGTGAACATGTTTCTGAAGTgaatcacattttaaacaatttctttctggttaaatgaaatctttgaagtatattataaatatttttttgacatatttaagTAGACATATTTGCAGATTTCTGTCTAGAAATCAACATCAGAAGCAATAGATAGGGTCTGATTCCCATTTAGCATGTGGTAAACATACGTGTGGtctgattttaatattatgctatatattttggagaatattttttttgtttattttattaaaggggTGGATGACTTTTTTTCTAGGCTCGATTGTGTTTATGGGGCACAGTTTAACATGTGTGAATGTTCCTGGTTGCATTCACACCAGCAATGGGAATTCTAAAGTGGCTGATAGCAACGTTACAGACGTTCATGCTATTTACAAACATCAACAACCGGTGTATGAAAAATTATAGGAGCTGTTTTGGTTGTGTTTTATGGGTAATTCtaggaaatatttaaacgttTCTCCAATTTAAAGGTTTCTATTTAAAGGTTGCTCTTAacttactgttaaaaaaagtctCAATCTTCTGAATTGTTGGCTGATGAAAAATCAAATGTtacattctttttaaaactgattCTGTATTTTAGTTAAGTGAGAAGTGTTTCTGGAAAAGAACCTTTCCTTGTTCTTGGTCTTAACACACTCACTACTACAGcaatgaaaaatatgttgacAGGTGTACCAAAGTCTCAAATGAATGTCAGACAATGAAGAGAAAAGtgactgtttaaaaatgtaaaagtgagagaagaaagaagagacagagaggaaaagaTGTGAGGGTAGAGGGCAGTGAGCTGGATTCAATGCCATCTGACAGGTCCAGCTGGGTGACTGGCTACCCCAGAGCCCTGCAAACCAGGCAATATGGCGCCCAATTACTGATGCCCATGTGACCATTGCATGGCATCATCAGAAACCCCATAGCCCACTACTCCCCCAACCCCCTCCCCCAACTACATGCCATCTGTGCAGATAAGCAACAACCACAAAGCACTCATATGTACTCaagatataaacacacactaaacactGTGCTGTAAACCCACAATTATGCAAGGGAAAACATACTATGGCACTATAAAGGGAATAATGTACTATTCTATAACAAATATTTGCATTGCAACACTGACCACTCAATATCTAATATTAAgtataaaatggaaaaagacacataattttaaataaataaatgcacagaaattttaataaaagtaaatttttagTGGGCTAAAAATTCTTAAGATCTTGCATCTTTTTATCATCTGCTCTGTATTCGTTTTTCTCTGCAGTGCCACCCTGCCACAGTGAACAGATGCTGTGGAATTTTGATAAGCTATGCCAGTCTGTGCCAGCCTCCATGACAGGCACTGCTGGGGTGTGGCTGGCATACAGAAATTGGTACAATGAACACAGTTACTGCAAGTCAcctacatttgatttaaaagtgaAGTTTGAATGTTCATCTTTAAGGTTGAATGTTAGGTTAGTTATACACCAAATATATTGAACACTGTATCCCAAATCTGTCTCAGAAGAAGGCTTCAATTCATAGAGTATCATAATGGTAAATTGGGTGTGtcctgaaatatataaatattacagatttaaaaCGAATTGAATACAactaaattaatgtatttaaatatttaattaaatattaattatagtgTTATATTGCTGGGGGTTTTTTGTGCCTCCCACctattattttttgtatcttAATGGTGCAAAATCTCATCTTGGCACTTTTgatgaatgttatttttacttttgtctttttatcaGAATATCAACATTTGGGAAGCTTAGTCAGTCAAAACTGCATCGATATGTATGTTgttagtgttattattttacatttttaaatgtttattctaattaatagggctattatttaaaattttgggaaatgtgtttttcaccTTATGCTTTACATTTTGCGCTATAATACCTTAACtgatcatttatatttgtttttaaatttcgTTTtccatctttaaataaatattgtacttATCCACCTTAAATATCGGCACATCTTATTTAACCACGctacattattattagtttaaaatgcatgggattaattaataaacagtttTGTGTGCCTGTTCCAATTGTTACGCTGTGCGGGCTCGATAGCTAGGCTTTGCTGTTTCAGTTGCTAGCATATAGTTAAACCATTCTTGCCtgtaaaatatgaagtaatGAACAGATGCTGCtgaattaagaaagaaacaccGTCTCCACCCAGCAGCGCAGTTTTGGCCAGGCTTGGCACACGGCGCAGCTGGCATCGCTGTGGTGGGCTGCCCCGCTGGCCCTGCGCACTGACGCTAAGACATTTAGCGAATTGGCAAGCACATGTCTCCTGAGTCCCAGGCTTCCGTGCCAGCCCGTGGCCTCTGGACGCCGCTTAAGATCACCTCGGCTGTGGTCGAGTTTAAGGAAGGAGCGCCTTTGTCTCCTTGTTGGCTTTTATAGCCTACCTTCTGAGCTCAAAACATCGTTGTATGAAAATCCCAACAGAAATAAGCTCTCGATTAACTCGATTAACAGTATAACCGGATTTCAGTCATAAcctcaaataaaaatctaaaataaaaacttcaaaagaggttttttttctgatcATTTAGACTATATGTAAGTATTTGTCCCTACAGTTCTTTGGAAACGTTGCACTATTGTTTTCAAGGAACCCGGGAGAGCTTTATACTTTTCCTCTATGAAACCAATAgacttttttaaatctaatgcaacacataaaaaactttatatttgttaaaactgaatttgctgATTGACAGCGACCGCGCACCCACAcacaggtttctttttttttttttttttttgtccgaaCTCTCCATAGACgtaatagtttttatactgtacaaccCGTATTAtctattgccctacaccaatcctacacctaaacctaccctaccCTACCCTTACAGGAGACATTTTgctatttcagattttcaataaattaaattctgtgtAATGTATAAGattgtttcctcatggggactAAAATGTCCACACAAGGTCAAAATATACTggtattactatatttataatagCAGTAATACATGGAGCCTAACCTGGTGTATTCTTAATGAGTACTATTTCAAAGAGGAACGGTAATTATCTTACATAAAAGTAGTCCTATATCATtaatacacatgcatttacCGAATTAAACATTTGCTTCCCCACTTAAACAATTTAGTTGCTTTGATTGGTATATTTGTGATTGAAAtaaattttcaaaatgaaaacataattttgaccgaatattaaaaacattcacaccGATCGCACATAGAATCTTTTCAATTAAACTGTTAATAAATAGAACATATTCATGCTATCTAAATTCCAAACGTAATGTACAAAGTGTCaaagtaaaatgcattaactaataattttatttattcataaagtgGAACTGTCATGGTATACTCCAACGTTCATATAaatagaatgtgtgtgtgtgtgtgtgtgtgtgtgtgtgtgtgtgtgtatatatatatatatatggtatgaAATTGTCATTGTCtaataatattactactactactgctaataataataataataataataataataataataataataataataacgatctGCCCACAAATGATGATAGGTCATAGAGAATGCTGATAGAACTTTTTCAAATGCTGTTTCTTGCGTAAGTGTGTATACAaacctaatgtgtgtgtgtgcgtatgtgtgtgtatttaaagaaTTTATCTTTAATATCGATACGTTCTATTGATATTTGTCCTTCAACCGCTTTGCATTTGATCTCACCCCAGGGGCTATTGTAATATACTTACATAGTTACAAAATTATGTAACTATACAATTAGATGGAATTTCACTGatatttcctttcctttttttttaaattccatttatttttcgATTTCATTATTTGTGAAACTTTCCTGGGtgtactgtttgtttattcttgaattaatatatttgtaaattttCTGTCTGACCAATTCCCAATGGGAAATGACATCCCCAGATGATTCTGGAATATTATgcgtctttatttatttgatcatgaAACTTCATTAAACAATTTGGcgttattacataatatattcaCTGTTTTTCCAACATTAGAATCCATCAGAAATAACACTCCTACTTCGTAAAATGTTTGAGCAGTTGAATTAGTTGTTCATTCAGTTAATTAGtcattcagttattttatacatattttgtccATTAATGttcattatgtaattatatatatatatatatatatatatatatatatatatatatatatatatatatatatatatatatatatatataaaatcaagaTTATTGTCcaataatgtaaaacattactactaaattaattaatcttttgTGCGTGGAAAGTCTTTTCCTTTTCCGtgtcttttttctatttttaactaACACGGAAAAAACTGCTAATTGTGGAAAAAGGCGTTGAGTTCCTCGTATGCAGGCGCCCGATCGTGGTGCAAGTGTACATCATGAAACGGTGGAAGGTTCTCTGAGTGAGCGCTGCGAGTTCCTGATGGGCCGTAAGCAAGACCATGAGCAGCGGAGGAACGTGGGCCATGCAGATTTGTGTAATGCACAGAATATTGATAACCTCTGTCCGCGTCCGGTGACAGTGATTCCTGTTGTCTTAAAGCAAAGTTACCATTTACACACACCGGGGGGCTGTGGTGACTCTCGTAATCTGGGCTGTTGTATTCTGGGGACGTGCCTTCAGTGTACAAAGCCTCATAGGCCGAACAGAAAGAATGATTTCGAAGGTTATGTGTACTGGATCCTGACTGACAGTGTGTGCTTGATAAACGGGAACACTGGTATGGATATGCATGCATGGAGAACGACGGGTTAGGCACGTGAAAGCGCGCTCCTTCTTGACATTGTTCCGTTAGAAAATTCCTTGAGTTAAGTTGGAGGCACCCAGCCACCAGATTGGTCGTGGGTTGGGAGAGGCCTTTGCACAGTGTCTGTACATACGAAACCACGTCCGGTCTCTTCCCATTCCGCAGGATTTCTGACAGCGCCCAAATGTAGTTCTTCGCCAACCTTAACGTTTCAATTTTGGagagtttttgagtttttgaaTAGCATGGTACAACCTTGCGTAGATTGTCCAGTGCTGAATTTAGATCGTGCATGCGCGTGCGCTCTCTGGCGTTAGCTTTTTGGCGCCGAACTTTCGAGCGCTCTAACCTAGCCGGTGTCATTTTGCGTTTTTTTGGCCCACGTTTTTTGGGCCTGTCTTCGTCCCCATCATCTCCACAATCATCTTCATCAACATCCTCATCATCGTCCTCCTCCCCTGCAATTTCCGACTGAGCCAGGCTGCTCCCGTCTTTCACATCGCCCTCATCCAAGTCCTCGTCGCCTAGGCGACAGCGCTCCTGCTCCTCGTCCTTGATTTTGGAGTCCTCG
It contains:
- the neurod2 gene encoding neurogenic differentiation factor 2, yielding MLTRLFNEHSLLPDMQKFGGWVDDSGSEDSKIKDEEQERCRLGDEDLDEGDVKDGSSLAQSEIAGEEDDDEDVDEDDCGDDGDEDRPKKRGPKKRKMTPARLERSKVRRQKANARERTRMHDLNSALDNLRKVVPCYSKTQKLSKIETLRLAKNYIWALSEILRNGKRPDVVSYVQTLCKGLSQPTTNLVAGCLQLNSRNFLTEQCQEGARFHVPNPSFSMHAYPYQCSRLSSTHCQSGSSTHNLRNHSFCSAYEALYTEGTSPEYNSPDYESHHSPPVCVNGNFALRQQESLSPDADRGYQYSVHYTNLHGPRSSAAHGLAYGPSGTRSAHSENLPPFHDVHLHHDRAPAYEELNAFFHN